The Candidatus Bathyarchaeia archaeon genomic interval TCGTTCGAGTTCAAGCTGCATCATTCTTATTGATGTTTCAGCTTCTGCGACTTGCGAGGGCGTCACTGTTAATGGTTGTTCATAACCTAACTGTCTAAGCTGGTTTCTGTATTGTTCAAGCTGTAACAGAGATGTTTGAATGGTTAGCTGAAGCTGATTCAACAAGCGGTCAGCTTGCTCATACTCTGAATCAAGCTTACGCAGTTCTTTATCTATATCATCAATTTGAGCGGTGAAATTCTTAGCTTCTTCCCTTGCTGACAAAACACTCTTTGAAAGTTCAACACGGTTCTTTTCCAGCTCCGTCAACTCATGCTTAAGCGATTCCCGCTCTTGCAATGCACCTTCTACTTCTTTCTCAACTCTCCTAAGCTGCTGTTCAACCTTTGCAAGCTGGATTTTTGCGTTTTGGTATCCAACTCTTAAAACGTTATCAAATTGTGACTGCAAAGTTGAAGTTTCCGTTTGTATTGTGCCTAGTTTCTGCCTTAAAGTGATTATTTCTTCTGCAAGTTTCTCTCTTTTAACTTCCATCTCTTGAATGTGCGACGGGTCAGTTTTCCGTCTTAGGGAAGCCAATTCTTTCTGAAGCTTTCTCATCTCTTTCTGAATGCTGCTTTGTTCAGCCTTGTGCAGCCACATCTGTGTCTTTTCATTTTCAACCTCTTTCTCAAGCCGTCCAATGATATGTTCTACTCGCTTAACATTCGATTTTGTTCTTCTCATGCTTCTTTTAACCCTAGCTATCTCTCTGTCAAGCGTTGTAATAGCCTCTGATAAGCGAGTAATTTCAACACGTGTTCTATCAATTTCATCCTCGAAAGTTGTTATGTCGCTGCCTCGCCTCGAAAGATGCTGCTGAAGAGCACTCACAGCTTCTTCAAGGCTTTTGATTGCAGATTCGCTTGGGATGATTGTGGAAAAATCAATTGGCGCACGGTAATAACCGCTTTCGAAGGCACCGCCCACTTCGTAAAGGTCTCCGTTGACTGTTACTACACGGTAGCCTTCATTGGATAAGGCAAAGGCGGTTTTGTCATCTGAAGCTATGAGCGTGTCGCCTAAGACAAAGTTAACTGCTGGCTCATAATGCTTCTCGCATTTCACAAAAAACGGGGCAGCACCATTCACGCCTTCCCTTTCTGGAACTTTTGAAACCTTAGGCTTCAACGCACCTTCAAGCGGAATTATCTTTATTCGCCCCAGCTTCATCCTCCTCAAAGTTTCCGTGCACGTAAACGCAGCATCAAAATCCTTCACAACTATCGCATCAAGCCATCCAGCCGCTGCCGCTTCAATCGCCTGTTTATAGGCTTTGTCAATCTTAATTAGATTGCGTAGTCTGCCATACACGCCTGAAATTACGCCAAGGTCGCCAAGCTCTTCTATGCTTTTAAGAGCTTTTTCTTCCGAAGCCACAGTTTCCGCGAGTTCTTTTTGCGTTACAAACTCAATAACTGCTTCGCGTGCTGAGTCAGCTATCTTTCCAGCTTCAGCAATTTCGCGTTCCACAGCTTCTTTTTGGGCTATTCGTCGTTCGAGTGCGCGTTCAAGATTTTTCAGTTGAGTTTTCTGTTCTTTTTGCACTTTTTCAAGTTCAGTTAATGATTTTTCAAGTTCACTGAGTGTCGCGGCGAATCTTTCTCTGCGTTCTTTCAAGTCTTTGAGTCGTCTTGCGCGTAGTTTGATGGCTGTGTGGCTTTTCACCTGTTCAGACCTTAAGTAGGTTAACCTTTTGTAATTGCTTTCAAGTTTCTGTTCTATTTCATGGATTCTTTTGCTGTTTTCTCCAAGATTTTCCCATAGTTGGGCGGTTTCCTTTGCTAACGTGTCATGCTCTGCTTGCTTTGCGGTTATCTGGTTCAGAATTTCTTCATATTCAGTTTTTAGCCGTTTTATTTTCAAGCGGTTTTCGCGGATTTCATCTCGGATGGTTTGGTATTGTTTAAGATTGTTCTCTCTTATCCGTTTTAGACCTTCCAAACTTGTTTTTCCAGAACTTATCTTGGTTGTTAACTCCGTTAATTTCGATTTTAATTCGCCAATTTTTATCTGAACCCTTAAAACTTGTGAGCCACCTTCTTCGACAAGTTCTGAACTTAGCTTACGCCATTCTCCTTCAATTTCTCTTCTTTTTGACCTACGCTCTTCACGTAACTGCCTTAACTTTTCAACCATGCTTCTGAGCTTGTCTGCTTGTGAAGAAGTTTCTTTTGTTTTTTCCTGTATCTGCGCCATATCATGCGAAAGTTTAACAGCTTCAAACTTTTTTATTTCATTCTGAATAAAACTGAACCGTAATAACTCGTTGCGTTCCCTTTCTAGGTCGTCTACGCGCTTTTGCACTTCGTCTATTCTGCCCATAGCTGTGCGAATTGAGACGTCAGCCGCGCGTAGTTTCTCCTCCGCCTCAGCCTTCTCAGCATCATACTGGGCAATTCCAACCAAATCCTCAATGATTTTCCTACGCTCTGGCGGAGAAATGTCTGTTAAGCGAGTTATTGTGCCTTGCAAGATTATGTTTTGGCTGGTTGAGCTTATTCCAGCCATTAGTAGAATTTCCAGAATCTGCGCACGGGAGATTCTTCTTCCATTAAGTCTGTAAACGCTTTGTCCGTTTCTGTAAACTTCCCGTGAGACAGTGACTGTTGTTGTGTCAACTGGCATGCGCCCGTCCGAGTTGTCAAACTGAATTATTACCTTAGCCATCTTCGCTTTTTCTAATCCAGCCTTTTCAGAACCGTGAAAAATTAGTTTAGCCGCATTTTCTGCACGGAGGCGTCTGGTGCTTAACTCGCCCAAAGCGAAAAGAACTGCGTCAACAATGTTTGTTTTTCCGCTTCCGTTCGGTCCCGTGATTGCCGTGAAGCCTCTATCTAGAGTTACTTTAACGGTTTGCGGACCGAACGATTTGAAACCTTTAACTTCGATTTTTTTAATGTAGGGCATCTAGTTTGCGCCCTCACCCTCACGGGAAGATAGAGCATTCTTATTATAGAGACTTCTGTAAGATTTTTCTATAAAAAGATTACATTCCAATGTTTTAACGGTTATGCACGGTTTAAAGGCTATTTTTCAGCTTTTACTCCATACTTTGTAGCCATTTTCTTTACAAACTCTTTAAGGCGCTCGTCTTCGCCATACACAAGCAAGTAGCCATCGTTTTGAAGTTTACAGGATAGGTTTGATTCTTGAGCTAACGTCTTCAATTTTTCAATGGGCAACTCGGCTGAAGGCTTAACTCGAATCCACCTTTGTTCTCTCGGCAATCCAGGAACGAATCTTGTTTCTTCCTCCTCCAAGTCGGGCATGCGCACGCTGGCTTCGTCTAAACGTTTAAGCCATTCATCCGCGTATTCAACTCCGAATTTTTTCTGTCCTTCAGAGATAAGGTAAGATTCAACATTACCAAGATATTCCTCGATTTTCTGCATAGTCTCTCCACGATATGGGTCAGCCTTCAAAATTTTAATCATGGTCCTAGCAGATTTTAGGTTATCCATAACATCCACTGGAATTGAGATACCTTTTTTTCGGAATTCCATAATCATTTCTTCCAGAACTTTCCACACAGCCAAATATCCCATACTGTCAATTCACCATTCTCTGAATTAGCATCGAAACTATAAAGGGTTATCACAAAATGGTTAATTTTTGGCTGGGTCAACGTGAATTACGCAGTGTTGACATCCTGTTTCACGACTGATTTTTTCTTTACCTCTTCTGCAATGCGATCTGCTTCTTCTATTGGCGTGCCCCTTGCAACTTCTATGTGAAAGCCGGTGTGAATAATGTTAGGTCCAACGTATTCAGCCTTCAAATCATGAACGCCCAGTACGCCTTTCACGGATTTGGCTGTGGATTCTATTTTTTCCATAAACTGTCTCTCGGGTGCTCTGCCTATCAAATAGTGAACGTTGTCTTT includes:
- a CDS encoding cation diffusion facilitator family transporter, whose product is MRVKTKGASVKAQLIALLKDEFSYVAALIAVILVGQGYHLADPVASIIVATVIALSGIYLFKDNVHYLIGRAPERQFMEKIESTAKSVKGVLGVHDLKAEYVGPNIIHTGFHIEVARGTPIEEADRIAEEVKKKSVVKQDVNTA
- the smc gene encoding chromosome segregation protein SMC, which produces MPYIKKIEVKGFKSFGPQTVKVTLDRGFTAITGPNGSGKTNIVDAVLFALGELSTRRLRAENAAKLIFHGSEKAGLEKAKMAKVIIQFDNSDGRMPVDTTTVTVSREVYRNGQSVYRLNGRRISRAQILEILLMAGISSTSQNIILQGTITRLTDISPPERRKIIEDLVGIAQYDAEKAEAEEKLRAADVSIRTAMGRIDEVQKRVDDLERERNELLRFSFIQNEIKKFEAVKLSHDMAQIQEKTKETSSQADKLRSMVEKLRQLREERRSKRREIEGEWRKLSSELVEEGGSQVLRVQIKIGELKSKLTELTTKISSGKTSLEGLKRIRENNLKQYQTIRDEIRENRLKIKRLKTEYEEILNQITAKQAEHDTLAKETAQLWENLGENSKRIHEIEQKLESNYKRLTYLRSEQVKSHTAIKLRARRLKDLKERRERFAATLSELEKSLTELEKVQKEQKTQLKNLERALERRIAQKEAVEREIAEAGKIADSAREAVIEFVTQKELAETVASEEKALKSIEELGDLGVISGVYGRLRNLIKIDKAYKQAIEAAAAGWLDAIVVKDFDAAFTCTETLRRMKLGRIKIIPLEGALKPKVSKVPEREGVNGAAPFFVKCEKHYEPAVNFVLGDTLIASDDKTAFALSNEGYRVVTVNGDLYEVGGAFESGYYRAPIDFSTIIPSESAIKSLEEAVSALQQHLSRRGSDITTFEDEIDRTRVEITRLSEAITTLDREIARVKRSMRRTKSNVKRVEHIIGRLEKEVENEKTQMWLHKAEQSSIQKEMRKLQKELASLRRKTDPSHIQEMEVKREKLAEEIITLRQKLGTIQTETSTLQSQFDNVLRVGYQNAKIQLAKVEQQLRRVEKEVEGALQERESLKHELTELEKNRVELSKSVLSAREEAKNFTAQIDDIDKELRKLDSEYEQADRLLNQLQLTIQTSLLQLEQYRNQLRQLGYEQPLTVTPSQVAEAETSIRMMQLELERIGAVNQLALSHYAEQISRYKELSMRLNELEREKQAIVQFMDEIERKKRKVFIDAFEKINSNLGKYFAKLTGGGNATLKLENPDEPFSGGIDMIVQFPNKPSIVVSGASGGERSVAAVAFIFALKEFTPAAFYILDEIDAHLDAFHVSKLADVLLEESEKTQFIVITLKPEMVNKAQKVYGVYGRNGVSNVISAKFLEVPS
- a CDS encoding DUF2096 family protein — its product is MGYLAVWKVLEEMIMEFRKKGISIPVDVMDNLKSARTMIKILKADPYRGETMQKIEEYLGNVESYLISEGQKKFGVEYADEWLKRLDEASVRMPDLEEEETRFVPGLPREQRWIRVKPSAELPIEKLKTLAQESNLSCKLQNDGYLLVYGEDERLKEFVKKMATKYGVKAEK